From one Mycobacterium colombiense CECT 3035 genomic stretch:
- a CDS encoding NAD(P)-dependent oxidoreductase produces the protein MSDDVKLGYIGLGNMGAPMATKMTEWPGGVTVYDIRTEAMTPLAEKGASLADSVADVAAADIIHITVLNDTQVREVVGELAATAKPGTVIAIHSTISDTTAVELAAEHKPQGIHVIDAPVSGGAAAAAKGELATMVGADREVYEKIKPAFKHWAAMVVHAGEPGAGTRMKLARNMLTFTSYAAACEAMKLAEAAGLDLQALGRVVRHTDALTSGPGAIMVRDDMKDIEPDNFLYEPFLHTRGLGEKDLSLALSLGEAVSVDLPLAQLAYQRLAASLGVPHKEEEA, from the coding sequence ATGAGTGACGATGTGAAACTCGGCTACATCGGGCTGGGCAACATGGGCGCGCCGATGGCCACGAAGATGACCGAATGGCCGGGCGGGGTAACGGTTTACGACATCCGGACCGAGGCGATGACCCCCCTGGCCGAAAAGGGCGCCAGCCTGGCCGACAGCGTCGCCGATGTCGCGGCCGCCGACATCATCCACATCACCGTGCTCAACGACACCCAGGTGCGTGAGGTGGTCGGCGAGCTGGCGGCCACCGCGAAGCCCGGCACCGTCATCGCGATCCACTCGACCATCAGCGACACCACCGCGGTCGAACTCGCGGCCGAACACAAGCCGCAGGGCATCCACGTCATCGACGCGCCGGTGAGCGGCGGGGCGGCCGCCGCCGCCAAGGGCGAGCTCGCCACGATGGTGGGCGCCGACCGGGAGGTCTACGAGAAGATCAAGCCGGCGTTCAAACACTGGGCGGCGATGGTGGTGCACGCGGGTGAGCCGGGCGCTGGAACCCGAATGAAGCTGGCCCGCAACATGTTGACGTTCACCTCGTACGCCGCGGCGTGTGAGGCCATGAAGCTGGCCGAGGCGGCCGGCCTCGACCTGCAGGCCCTGGGCCGGGTGGTCCGCCACACCGACGCGCTCACCAGCGGCCCGGGTGCGATCATGGTGCGCGACGACATGAAAGACATTGAGCCGGACAACTTCCTGTACGAGCCTTTCCTGCACACCCGGGGGCTCGGCGAGAAGGACCTGAGCCTGGCACTTTCCCTCGGGGAGGCGGTGTCGGTGGACCTGCCACTCGCCCAGTTGGCCTACCAGAGGTTGGCCGCGAGCCTTGGGGTACCACACAAGGAGGAAGAGGCGTAA
- a CDS encoding SDR family oxidoreductase, producing the protein MRFENKVGIVTGSGGGIGQAYAEALAREGAAVVVADINAEAADAVAKQIVADGGTAISIPVDVSDPASAKEMADRTLAEFGGIDYLVNNAAIFGGMKLDFLLTIDPEYYKKFMSVNLDGALWCTRAVYKKMSKRGGGAIVNQSSTAAWLYANYYGLAKVGINGLTQQLSRELGGRNIRINAIAPGPIDTEANRTTTPKEMVDDIVKGLPLSRMGTPEDLVGMCLFLLSDEAQWITGQIFNVDGGQIIRS; encoded by the coding sequence ATGCGATTCGAGAACAAGGTTGGCATCGTCACCGGGTCCGGTGGCGGCATCGGGCAGGCGTACGCCGAGGCGCTGGCCCGTGAGGGTGCGGCGGTGGTGGTCGCCGACATCAATGCCGAGGCCGCCGACGCGGTCGCCAAGCAGATCGTGGCCGACGGCGGGACGGCCATCAGCATCCCGGTCGACGTGTCCGACCCCGCGTCGGCCAAGGAGATGGCCGACCGCACGCTGGCCGAATTCGGCGGCATCGACTACCTGGTCAACAACGCCGCCATCTTCGGCGGCATGAAGCTGGACTTCTTGCTGACGATCGACCCGGAGTACTACAAGAAATTCATGAGCGTGAACCTGGACGGTGCGCTGTGGTGCACCCGCGCGGTGTACAAGAAGATGAGCAAGCGCGGTGGTGGGGCGATCGTGAACCAGTCGTCCACGGCCGCCTGGCTTTACGCCAACTACTACGGCCTGGCCAAGGTCGGCATCAACGGCCTGACCCAACAACTCTCGCGCGAGCTGGGCGGCCGCAACATCCGCATCAACGCGATCGCGCCCGGGCCCATCGACACCGAGGCCAACCGGACCACCACGCCCAAGGAGATGGTGGACGACATCGTCAAGGGGCTTCCGTTGTCGCGGATGGGTACTCCCGAGGACCTGGTCGGCATGTGCCTGTTCCTGCTCTCGGATGAGGCGCAGTGGATCACCGGGCAGATCTTCAACGTTGACGGCGGGCAGATAATCCGATCATGA
- a CDS encoding carboxymuconolactone decarboxylase family protein, with amino-acid sequence MDELRSKGLAKMNEVYGWEMPNIEGDAYFDLTVDHLFGSIWTRPGLSMRDKRIMTLTAVTAVGNRDLAEIQINAALLNGELTETELKEMAVFLTHYLGFPLGSALNGAVDAVVAKRKKAAAKGSGEDKKANVDAALKMHSGE; translated from the coding sequence ATGGACGAGCTGCGCAGCAAGGGCCTCGCGAAGATGAACGAGGTCTACGGCTGGGAGATGCCCAACATCGAGGGCGACGCATACTTCGACCTGACCGTGGACCACCTGTTCGGCAGCATCTGGACGCGACCGGGACTGTCGATGCGCGACAAGCGCATCATGACGCTGACGGCGGTGACCGCGGTCGGGAACCGCGACCTGGCCGAAATCCAGATCAACGCCGCACTTCTCAACGGCGAGCTCACCGAGACCGAGCTGAAGGAGATGGCCGTCTTCCTCACCCACTACCTGGGCTTCCCGCTGGGTTCGGCGCTCAACGGCGCGGTCGACGCCGTCGTTGCCAAGCGCAAGAAGGCCGCGGCGAAGGGTTCCGGGGAGGACAAGAAGGCCAACGTGGACGCCGCGCTGAAGATGCACTCGGGGGAGTGA
- a CDS encoding TetR/AcrR family transcriptional regulator produces MSSDALVTITSDGDRQTGQPARNRRQEETFRKVLVAGIETLREKSYADLTVRAVAARAKVAPATAYTYFSSKNHLIAEVYLDLVRQVPFFTDVNDPMPVRVDKVLRHLALVVADEPEVGAACTTALLGGGADPAVGAVRDRIGAEIHRRIATAIGPGADPKTVAALEMMFFGALVQAASGQFTYHQIADQLAYVVSLILPGPGNTSQETRT; encoded by the coding sequence GTGTCCAGCGACGCACTGGTGACGATCACATCCGACGGCGACCGCCAGACCGGTCAGCCGGCGCGCAACCGTCGCCAGGAGGAGACGTTCCGCAAGGTGCTGGTGGCCGGCATCGAGACCCTGCGGGAGAAGTCCTACGCCGACCTGACCGTGCGCGCGGTCGCCGCCCGCGCCAAAGTCGCCCCGGCCACCGCGTACACCTACTTCTCGTCGAAGAACCACCTGATCGCCGAGGTCTACCTGGACTTGGTGCGGCAGGTGCCGTTCTTCACCGACGTCAACGACCCGATGCCGGTCCGGGTGGACAAGGTGTTGCGCCACCTGGCGCTGGTGGTCGCCGACGAGCCCGAGGTGGGCGCCGCGTGCACCACGGCGCTGCTCGGCGGTGGGGCCGATCCGGCGGTGGGTGCCGTGCGGGACCGCATCGGGGCGGAGATCCACCGGCGCATCGCGACGGCGATCGGGCCCGGCGCCGACCCGAAGACGGTGGCCGCGCTCGAGATGATGTTCTTCGGCGCATTGGTGCAGGCCGCGAGTGGCCAGTTCACCTATCACCAGATCGCCGACCAATTGGCCTATGTAGTGAGCCTGATCCTGCCCGGCCCCGGGAACACAAGCCAGGAGACAAGAACCTAA
- a CDS encoding aldehyde dehydrogenase translates to MALLADGVSELFIDGKLSAGSAGNFPTVNPATEEVLGVAANADATDMDRAIAAARRAFDETDWSRNTELRVRCIRQLRDAMRDHIEELRDITIAEVGAPRMLTSAAQLEGPVGDLSFAADTAESYEWNVDLGRASPMGIPTRRTIAREAVGVVGAITPWNFPHQINLAKLGPALAAGNTVVLKPAPDTPWCAAVLGEIIAEHTDFPPGVVNIITSNDHRVGALLSKDPRVDMVSFTGSTATGRTVMGDAAATIKRVFLELGGKSAFVVLDDADLGGACSMSAFTAAMHAGQGCAITTRLVVPRARYDEAVAIAAGTMGSIKPGDPDDSGTVCGPVISARQRDRVQSYLDLAIAEGGTFACGGGRPADRDRGFFIEPTVIAGLTNEARPAREEIFGPVLTVIAYDGEDDALRIANDSPYGLSGTVFSADPERAAGFAARMRVGTVNVNGGVWYSADAPFGGYKQSGNGREMGVAGFEEYLEIKTIATAVQ, encoded by the coding sequence ATGGCCTTGTTGGCCGACGGCGTGAGCGAACTCTTCATCGACGGCAAGCTGTCGGCCGGCAGCGCCGGCAACTTCCCCACGGTGAACCCGGCGACCGAGGAGGTGCTGGGTGTCGCCGCCAACGCCGACGCCACCGACATGGACCGCGCCATCGCCGCCGCGCGGCGCGCCTTCGACGAGACGGACTGGTCCCGCAACACCGAATTGCGGGTGCGTTGCATACGACAGTTGCGCGACGCGATGCGCGATCACATCGAAGAGCTGCGCGACATCACCATCGCCGAGGTCGGCGCCCCCCGGATGCTCACGTCGGCCGCCCAGTTGGAGGGACCGGTCGGCGACCTGAGCTTCGCGGCCGACACCGCCGAGTCCTACGAGTGGAATGTCGACCTCGGCCGGGCATCGCCGATGGGCATCCCGACGCGGCGCACGATCGCGCGGGAGGCGGTCGGTGTCGTCGGCGCCATCACCCCGTGGAACTTCCCGCATCAGATCAACCTCGCCAAACTGGGACCCGCGCTGGCCGCCGGCAACACCGTGGTGCTCAAGCCCGCACCGGACACCCCCTGGTGTGCCGCCGTGCTCGGCGAAATCATCGCCGAACACACCGACTTCCCGCCCGGCGTCGTCAACATCATCACGTCTAACGACCACCGGGTGGGGGCGCTGCTCTCGAAAGACCCTCGGGTGGACATGGTTTCGTTCACCGGATCGACCGCAACCGGCCGCACGGTGATGGGTGATGCCGCCGCGACCATCAAACGGGTGTTCCTGGAGCTGGGCGGCAAGTCGGCGTTCGTGGTTCTCGACGACGCCGACCTGGGCGGGGCGTGCTCGATGTCGGCGTTCACCGCGGCCATGCACGCCGGCCAGGGCTGCGCCATCACCACCCGGCTGGTGGTGCCGCGGGCCCGCTACGACGAGGCCGTCGCCATCGCCGCGGGCACCATGGGATCGATCAAGCCCGGAGACCCCGATGACTCCGGAACCGTGTGCGGGCCAGTCATTTCCGCGCGGCAACGGGACCGGGTGCAGAGCTACCTCGATCTGGCGATCGCCGAGGGCGGGACGTTCGCCTGCGGCGGCGGCCGCCCGGCGGACCGCGACCGCGGATTCTTCATCGAACCCACGGTCATCGCGGGCCTGACCAACGAAGCGCGGCCCGCCCGGGAGGAGATCTTCGGGCCGGTGCTGACCGTGATCGCCTACGACGGCGAGGACGACGCGCTGCGCATCGCCAACGATTCGCCATATGGCTTGTCCGGCACCGTGTTCAGTGCCGACCCCGAACGCGCGGCCGGCTTCGCCGCCCGGATGCGGGTGGGCACCGTCAATGTCAACGGCGGTGTCTGGTACTCCGCCGACGCGCCGTTCGGTGGATACAAGCAATCCGGCAACGGACGCGAAATGGGCGTGGCCGGCTTCGAGGAGTACCTGGAAATCAAAACCATCGCCACAGCCGTGCAGTGA